A segment of the Terribacillus aidingensis genome:
GATCCACAGCTGCCTGTATCGTACGAAGGGGCTTTTCTTTCGTTCCTTCATTCTCATCGTTGCCATCAGTAGCAACGAATAGCTGTTTGGGAGCGGTTACTGCTTCCACTTCCTTCTTGTTGTTCGACGCAATCGAATAGATGCCCGCGCCAATCAAGCACAGTACGATTGCGACCAGGATCGTTATTCTCATTAGCTGACTCTTTTCTATGCAAAATTTGCCGTTCTTGGCTACTGCTAGTATGATACCGTTCATTAGGCAATTTGTATAGGAGCCCTGCTCAATCTTCACAATATCTTTATTCTCACAAAAATCGCTCTTTTAATTCGGGTGATGGCAGCATGCATTGATCTTGTTTGCCGAACCAGCGGTAACGATTTTTAGCCACATATCGGTAAACCATATCTCGAATTGGCCGCGGTATGATAAGAGCTGCAGCAGCCAATTTCCATACACCATCCAGATTTCGAGCGATACGCAAAATCGCACTGGATTGCATATACACCTTGCCATTTTCCACAAGTATGATGCTGTCTACGTTATCCGGGATTTGCTTAGTCTCTTTCAGCTGTCCGCCAAAATCGCTTTGGAGGGAGGCGAAATTGAAGTAAGCAGCTTTGTCATGTTTTATGATAAATTGGACACTGCTATTACATAAGTTGCAAACACCATCAAAAAGAATGATTGCCTTGCTATCCATTCTATCCCTCCTTCTGTTATTCACTCACTCTATTATGAAGCATCAATTCATTTTCACTAGTAAGATATGTCGTCTTATAGACTTCCTGCCGGTCCAAATTCTTTTCCATCAATGTTACATAATATGTTTCCTTTTCCCCCGGAACGTTTTCAATAACCGTTTCTCTCGTGAAACGCTCTCCGAATAGCTCCCACCGCTCTACTTTACCTGTTTCTGCAGGGAATCCTCCGTTTTCTTCCTGACCATGCCGCTGGGTAACGAATTTAACTGCTTCTCTGGCAGAATAACCTGGATCGATGTCTCCCATCTCATCAATTGGAGGCGGTGCCGATTGCACCTGACCGATAAGGAAAACCGTCAAGTAAGCTAGGATTGGCACATACAGCACCAGTCATCCGATACGCGCCTTTTTCGTTATATATATTAGACCGAGTTCAATCAAAGCGAACAGTATCGCCAAAAATGCACCTAGACCAGCAGCAAACAGAAAAGCAGCAGAACTTTGAGAAGAAAGACTCAAGACTGCAAACGGCAGTCCCCCTAATCCATGCAGTGCAATATAAAGTCCTATCTTCCCCGGATCAACTGGTTTTACTTTCCTGCTGATCAGCCAGGAAATGCAGATGCCATAAATAAAAATAAAAGGACTCATATACATAGCGAAGATAAGTGCTCCTCCAATGCTTATGTCCTGATCCATCTGTAAAAAGCCGTTTAAACCGACACATAAAGAAAACATACTAACAAGTAAAAAGCCTGCCCCAAATTTATGCCCGATGTTCATTGCATATCCTCTAAACCAAGATGCTGAATGATCACCTCTGCTGTCTCAGAAGCCGAAAGATCATCGGTTTGAAGCCGTACATAATTTGTTTCCTTGATTTCTCCCTCTCTTGATTGAAGGCGGCTTGTTTCCATCGTGCGTAGAAGATCCGCTTTCGAAAAGGCAATATTCCTTTTTGTCGGCTTATGCTCCAAACGGTTCTCGGTTACGTTACGTTTTAATCTGATATCGACATCTGCTTGCAATTCGACGAAATAGACTGTTATACGCTGCTGTTTAAAGATTGCACACATTCTATCAACCGTTTCCCAATCTTCCTGACTTGAAAAATCCCATACAAAAGTGAATATAAAACCCGGAAGATTTGTCTTAGCTACTGATTGGAATATTTCTTCTCTAAAAAGCGTGGATAGACGCCACATTTCCTCACTAAATCCGAAGAAAGGTACTAGCAAATCAATTGTCATATGATTGTGCAGTAATCGATATCCCATCCGTTTCTCAAGCTCTTGCCCGACTGTCATTTTCCCGACAGCCTGCGGTCCAAATAATAAGATGACTTCCACAAAACCACCCCTTTTCCTTTAAGTGTATCAATAATAAAGTAAGATTTGTAAATTTTTGTATAGATGAAAGATGCATGGAAAAAACCGCAGAGCACGCAGCCCTGCGGTTTCGCCTTAGAAGAATAGTTTGATAAATTTATGAGCAGCATCCAGTAGTTGATTGCAGGCTGTAGGGATGACAGTGAAGAGTGCGAGCAGAAGAGCCAGATTATCTTTTGGCTGTTTTGGATTGGTTGGGGAATCCTTCATGGCAGACATTCCTCCCTTCAAAATCTCATCGGGCAGGTCTGTTGCTGGGAAGTAAAGTCCGATAACTGTTACGATACAGTTAGTATCCCTCACGTGCTGATAATTATGTATGTTGTTGACAAAATGTCAACAACAGCGTATTTTTTAATGGTTAGGGGGATACGCAAATGGAAAAACAACGGCATACAAGACGTAAGAAGAAGCGACGAATAGGCAGGTATATCCTACTCATCCTCCTTGTGCTCCTAATTGGGGCTGGTTCCTTCCTTTTCCTTACTGCAAAAGATGTAAAGCAGACGGTGGACGGTATACAGAAGGAATCTGCAGCTATTGATGATGGCGTAACATCGGAAAAAGTGAAGAACAAAGAGCGCATCAATATCCTGCTGCTTGGTGTTGATGAACGTGATGGTGATGCAGGACGCTCTGATGCGCTTTTGATGATGTCCTTGGATCCTGCTTCAGAATCAATGGATTTAATCAGTATCCCACGGGATACGCGTACAGAAATTGTCGGTCACGGTACAGTAGATAAGATCAATCACGCCTACGCATTTGGCGGAGTGGATATGTCCATTAATACGGTTGAAAACCTTTTTGATACGGATATTGATTATTTCGTGGAGATAAATATGGAAGGATTATCCGATCTGGTTGATGCTGTTGGCGGAATAACTGTACAGAATGAATTAGACTGGTATGATGAAGGATTCTATAAGAAGGACTATCATTATAAAAAAGGCGAAATCACGCTGGATGGTCCGCAGGCTCTTGGTTATGCAAGAATGAGACATTTGGATCCGGAAGGTGATTTCGGGAGGAATGCCCGTCAGCGCCAAGTGATCGAAGCTGTGATCAATAAAGGAGCAAGCATTAAATCGGTTAACAAAATTGACGACCTACTTAAAGTGATGGGCAATAATGTACAGACCAATCTTAATCTTTCTTCCATGCAGCACTTGTTTACAGATTACCGGAATGTCCGGCAGTCTGTCCAAGAGCATGAGATGAAAGGACAAGGTACAACCATTGATGGTATTTACTATCTGCTCATCCCTGATGAAGAGATTCAAACCATACATGATAGCATCAGCAAATAAAGCGATCCACAACGGATCGCTTTTTTCTATTAGTCACGCAATAGAATTTTTCTTCTGTAATAAAAATGCGGCAAATAACAAAATCACGGCAACCCATAGACTGTGAAGACCAATTATTCGTTCACTAAAGCTGCCGAGTGCGGCACCGAGCAGATAGAGGAGAATTGCTGCTCCTCTAAGATAAGTATCAACCATGGATTGTGACCTACGAGTAACCCAGTCTGCGATTCCTTCAACAAAGGCAGCCAGCGTGCTAGTCAACACCGTGGAGGAAACCCCAGCGACCTTCATATTCCTGCCAGCAATGGTCTGCATCCCCATAGCTGCACTTAAAGACACCAATAACACAATAGACCAGATAGAGGAAGCCGGTACGAAGAGTACGCACAATGCAATGGTTGTCAGCCACACAAACTCGGCAAACACGATTCTTCTTGGCTCTCCTTTTTCTTTTCCAACTATTTTAGTTGCTAAGATTCCTATGACAAATCCAAGTAAAGCAAATAATGCGTTATTTATTACGACCTGCCTTGCATCTCCCAAACCAATTCCAAGGAGAACGATATTCCCTGTCATATTCGCAGTAAACACATGTGCTAATCCGATATATCCCAATACATCGACAAGTCCTGAAACGACACATAGAATCAAAACTGCCACTTGAAAATTTCTATGCTGCACTTCCATCCCTTCTTTCTCTTTCATTTCTACCTCATTGATTGACAAATTGTCAACACTCTTGTACCTTTAACAGGTGATTGAACAAAGGAGGCATCTTTTCATGCAAATGAATGACAAGCTAATCACATTATTGAAGCATAAAACCAAAGAAAAAGGTTTATCGATGCGTGCTTTAAGCAGGCAAACTGGCATCGATCCAGCAATTGTATCCAAGATCATGAATGGAAAACGCAATGCAACGGTAAATCATTTACATAAATTGAGCGAATCATTGGATGTGCCCCTTGAAGAATTAATGACTGCAGCCGGCTTTATTGAATCCGTACCGATTGATGGGCAGCAGCATCTACTAGCTCTTTGTCAGCAAGCTGATCCAGATTTCAGTCAGGGACGCGTAGAAAAACAGCTTGCTTCATACGAGGAAGTCGCACTGACTGAAGGCGGAAAACAAATTATTGACGAGAAATTCGAAGAGAAGCTTAATGCAGTTGGAAGTGTCGGCAAGCTTGTCCAAGACTTGAAGCAGATGTACGTCAAATTTCAGACCGGCGCGGGATCTAAACGTGAATTGATCATTCTCGGAGCAGCATTGTTATATTTCATCAATCCAATTGATGCGCTTCCTGATTATATTTTTCCTTTTGGATATCTGGATGATACCTTGGCAGTGCATTCCGCTATGCAGGCTACCAATAAATAAAAGGAGAAACGCTTGTGGAATCTTGGATGACTGACCTAATGGAAACCTACGGATACCCTGCCATTCTTTTTTTGATGGCTTTTGAGAATATCTTTCCGCCAATTCCTTCCGAAATCATACTTCTATTCGGGGGCTTTCTCGCTGCCACTACCAGCTTAAGTCCCGTAGGTGTAATTTTGTCCGCAACTGTTGGGGCTATGCTCGGAAGCGTTATATTGTATTGGGTCGGAAAGCTTTTCGATCTGGAACGGCTCGAGGTTTGGGTGGAACGCTGGGGTCGATATTTGAAATTAAAAAGCTCCCATTTACATAAAGCAGATAGCTGGTTTGATAAATATGGCGTATGGACAGTATTCCTATGCCGATTCATCCCTGTCGTACGAAGTCTCATATCGATTCCGGCAGGTATGGCGAATATGCATTTCGGCTTGTTTCTTCTCTATTCTACTTTTGGCACGTTAATTTGGAACGCTGTCATGGTCATGCTTGGTGTATGGCTTGGCGCATCGTGGGAAAGTGTAGAAACATACCTTGGTTATTATCAATACGGCGTTCTTGCTTTAGCACTACTTGTTTTAGCAGGTGCTGGAATCTGGTTCCTGCGAAAGCTCCGGAAGAAGAATACAATTCAAACAGTAAGGAAGAAAACAAATGTATGAAATTATTGTAGGGCTCATCATGGGCTTAGTGGAAGGGTTGACGGAGTTTGCTCCTGTCTCCTCCACCGGGCATATGATTATCGTTGACGATTTATGGCTGAATATTGATCAGCTTTTCAATAAGGAAGTTAGCATCACATTCATGGTCGTGATTCAGCTAGGTTCCATACTGGCTGCCGTGATTGTGTTCAAGGACCGATTCATGGACATACTCGGAATAAGAAAACTGGAGGGAAAGACGGAACAGCTTCCAGGCAAGCAAGGTAGATTCAGCCTGGGGATTGTCATTACAGGTCTTATCCCGGCAGCAGTGCTCGGTTTCTTCGTGCAGGATATGGTGGACAACTATCTGTTTTCAATTATCACAGTGATTGCAGCACTCATTGCAGGTGCTATCCTCATGTTATTTGCAGACCGCCACACCAAAAAACATTCACCTACAGTAGAATCTTTGGATGAACTAACGTATAAAAAGGCGTTCTTGATTGGCCTCTTCCAATGTATCGCTCTTTGGCCTGGGTTTTCCCGTTCTGGCTCGACCATTTCAGGCGGTGTCCTATTAGGACTGAATCACCGTGTAGCGTCTGACTTCACCTTTATCATGGCAGTTCCTGTTATGGCAGGTGCAAGTGCACTTACGCTTATGAAGCACTTGGATGCTTTCACTCCTGATGTCATTCCGTTCTTTGTTGCTGGATTTATCAGTGCGTTTGTTTTTGCACTGCTTGCAATACGGACTTTCCTAAAAATAATATCCAAGTACAAGCTTGTTCCATTTGCTATTTACCGCATTGTACTTGCTGCTGTTTTGCTGGTTGTCGTACTTGCAGCAAGCTGAAGAATTCATTGAAAAAGGCGATCTGATTAAAACCAGATCGCCTTTTCCCTTTTAGCGGAATCCTAGTTCATCCTGCTGTTCTTCCCACCATTTCCCAGACTTGCTTTTCTTGTATTCCCGCTTCATATTCTTAATGATGTCTTTAGCGGAAACCTCATCTCCTTGATGTTTAGCTGCTGCCAGGAAAACAAAGAGTTCCTTGAGCTGTGCAAACGAGAAACCTTCTGTCTTATCAACCACTTTATCCACTTCTTCTTGATTCAATAGATTCAGGAAGCCAACTTTCTCAACATACTGGCTGCGCAAGGATGCATCCGGCAAAGTGATTTCATAGCCGCGATCAAATCTTCCTGCACGATTAATCAAGCCAGGATCGATTTCTTCCGGATAGTTGGTTGTTCCAATCAAGAAGATACCTTCCTTGGAAGTTGCTCCGTCCAATGTATTCAAGAAGTAGGAACGCACTTCATCCGGCATAGAGTCGATATCCTCGATGACCAGTACCATTGGTGCCAGTCGTGTAGCAGAACTGAATACTTCCTCTATCGATTCACTGGATGTATGCTCCGTAATCTGCCAGTAAGCCACAGGTGCTGCAACCGTATTGGCAATCGACTTCACAAGTGTTGTTTTTCCGTTTCCTGGCGGTCCATATAATAGGATCCCACGGCGATACGGAATATCATAGGTTGTGAAAAAGGATCGATCTTCTGTAAAGAATTGATCCAGCATGCCATAAATTTCTTTTTTTACAGAATCATTGAGCACGACATCTTCGCGCTTCACCGTATTTGTGACTTGCTGCTGTTCCTGTGTGACACCCTCGCCATTATCCTTGAAGACAAGAACTTCATCTCTGCTTTTCTTCCAGACTCTATCTCGAAGCGTTTGCAGGAAGGAGGTGATATTTTCTTTTCCTGTAGCCAGCACACATTGCAAATACACGATGCTGGCATCACTGAAATACGGGATTCTCGCAAAAGCAACACCAGCAGCAGGATATGCATACAACTGGTTATTCAACGCGCGGTATACCTTATAAACTGGCACCTGTGCTTCTTCATCGTATTCAAATGTATAGCTTTCCAGCCGCTCAAAAAGCTGAGCAACATGCTCGATTTCCGGATTTTCTTTTCGGATATCTTCTTCTACGATAGTCCATAATTCAAAATGAACATCGTCTGTATTATACACAGCGTAAAATTCACCATACTTTTCCTGGAGTTCCTCTTGCATGCTTTTCATTAATCCCGCAAATGCAGGGTATCCAGGCATCTCTTTTCCTGTTTCCTTAACTGTTTCTTCATACAAGTAACGCAATCAGTTTCCCCCTCGTACTTACTTCCCTTTCATCTTAACTGATAGCATGAACCATTAATAGATTTTTCTTCCATAAATGTCATCTGCGAAGGAAACCGCCTTCTGAATGAAGCTCCTGTCCCGTCACCCAGTAGCCATCTTCTCCGACTAGGAAACTGATAAGTCTCGCTGCATCATCCGGCTCTCCGATTCTCCCCATTGGAAATTGAGGAAGCAGGTGCTGTCTTATATCGTCTGTCATCCATGTACTGTCTGTCGGACCTGGATTGACTGCATTGACATTGATTCCAACCTGCGCCAAATCAGCAGCAAGAGATTGAGAGAATGCCGTAATGGCACCCTTGGTAGCAATGTATGCCAGTTCGTCAGGCATAGGCCCTTGGCTCTGACCAGAAGTGAGGTTTACGATACTTCCTTTGTCGGCTGGCCGATGCTTTTTGAAAAGTTTTGCGAATTCTGCGCAAAGCAGGAAGACACTTCTCATATTCACAGCATAATGACGATCAAGCTGAACCCTATCAAGTTCCTCATAGCTGCCATTCTGTGAAAAAGCAGCACAATTGATTAATATAGCCGGAACTCCTAGCTGCTGCTGTACTTCTTGCAGAATAGTTTCGGCTGTCTCCGGTTGTTCTAGATCTGCTTCCATACCAAAGCTTTTGACTCCGGCTTCTTTCAACTCGCTCCTAAGCTGTTCAGGCCAAGTCTCACCTGCCCGCCAATATGTAAAAAAGATATCCACCCCTTGTTCTGCTAGCCGGCGGCATACTGCCGTACCAATGGAGCGGGGATACGAAACTCCAGTTACTATTGCTATCTTAGTCATCTATAAGAACCTCCTGTTATTACTATCTCTTAACATCATTCGTTTACACTGAAAGGAAATCCTACTTACAAGGAAATATCACTTTGAAAATGCTTTGTTTTTTACCGTTTACAGTGTAGTCATTACGATACTGATTTACAGCTGGCTTCTTTATAAAGCTATTTCCGTATCTGCATTTAATCATAACGATATGTGGGTATCAATCATTGTTCCTCTTTTTGTGATCGGCTGGATTAACACCAGAGAAAAAGGTTTTCAGCGTACGATTTCTTTCTCCTGACAGCCTCGATCTGTACAGCTTTGGATATTTACTTCCATACATACCAAAGTATCTTTATTTGATCAGCAAAAAAGCAGGAGTGATCCTCCTGCTCTATACTTATTCTCCTTAAATTTATCTGCATTCAATAAACAATTTATTTCATTACAAAAAAAACTTCTCCCCCATTTTCACAGGGAAAAAGTTTTTCTTACTTCACTAAGCTCTCAACTGCATCGTCCACAATTTGCTCGTTCGCAATCGGGCCAGTGTACAGCCAGCTTGTTTCTTTATCATATTTATAGACATTGCCGTCTTTGATAGCTGGTACATTTGCAAGTAATGGATCATCCAGGATTTCAGATCCATCACCTTCATCACTATTGATCAAGAAGAGGTGGTCAACATCCATTTCAGCCAATTGCTCAAGAGAAACTGGGTTCCAGTTTGCTGTTGCACCTTTGGAAATTTCCTTAACGCCTTCTGGCACTGTAAGACCTAGATCACCGTAAAGTACCGCACCGCTTGATAGGTTCTCACTTACGATGTAAAGCTGTCCGCCGACAAGCCAGATAGCAGCCGCAGATTCATCGCCAATTGCAGATTGGATTTGTTCTTTTGCATCTGCTGCTTTTGCATCATAATCATCAAGCACCTTTTGTGCTTCATCCTCTTTACCGAAGATTTCTCCGACTGTTTGCAGTTCTTTACGCCAGTCGCCGTTCTCTTCCGTACCCATTACATAAGTAGGGGCAATTTTATTGTACTGCTCGTACTTATCGCCTTCTACCAAGGAAGCAGAATCCATGATGATTAAGTCTGGTTTAAAGCTTGCTACTGCCTCAAAAGGAAGTGTGGAATCAATTGTTGGTACATCCTTCAAGCTATCCTGTAAGTAACCTTGTGGATCGCCATTATTTACAGACCATTGCGCTACTGGTGTAATATCAAGTGCTACAAGGTTATCCTCCAAATAGGAAGCAAGTACATTTTTAGGATTTGCAGGAATCTCGACCTCATGGCCCATTGCGTCCGTAACTGTACGTGTTTCACTGCTCTCTTTATCGGAGGAATTATTTTCAGCATTGTCACTTGAATCGTTATTGCCGCAACCTGTTATAATGAATACAACACTGGCGAAGACTGCCAGCAGTAAAAACATACTCTTTCTTTTGAACAAGGGACTCACCTCTTGGTTTATGTTATAATCTCATATTAGATGATAACAATTCTCATTATCAATTACAAGCATCATTTCATTCATTTGGTATACATAGAGCGCAGAAAGCGGGATAACGATGCAAGCACGAAAACTAATTGGCACAATCATACTTATCGCAGGTATCGCCCTGCTGATTCTTTCTATAGGACTATCAATCGTATTCGGTGTCGCGGATATCTCACTGGGCACTGTCTGGAATAGTATTTTCCATTATGATGCTGCAAATACATCCCATCAAATCATTCATCGGCTTCGAATGCCTCGTACTGTAGCGGCAGTTCTGATTGGCGCAATGCTTGCTGCTTCCGGAGCGATCATGCAAGGGATGACTCGCAACCCGCTTGCTTCTCCGCAAATCATGGGCGTAACTTCCGGTGCGACTTTCATGATCGCGATTGCACTTGTCTTCCTTCCTGGTATTTCCAACGTAAACCTGCTTTTATTCTCATTTCTTGGTGCAGGACTTGGCCTTGGACTTGTCTTCGGAATTGGCCTGTTGGCAAGAACCGGATTGACACCAGTGAAGCTGGCATTAGCAGGGACTGCTATCACTGCTTTACTTGGAGCCTTCTCCAACGCCATGGCAATTCATTTTGATGTTGCCAGGGACTTGAGCTTCTGGTACGCGGGGGGTGTCGCGAATGTGCAATGGGATACGGTAAAGCTGTTATTCCCAGCTGCTGCGGTCGGCTTCGTACTGGCATTGTTCATCAGCGGATCGGTTACGACCCTAAGTCTCGGAGAAGATGTGGCGACCGGCCTTGGTTTAAAGACCGGTCTGGTGAAAGCAGCCGGAGTACTGGTTGTGCTGATTTTAACAGGAGCTGCCATTTCAGTCGGCGGTACAATCGGTTTTGTCGGATTGGTTATTCCACATATCACACGGTTCCTCGTCGGACCGGATTATCGCTGGATCATTCCATGTTCGGCTGTGTTGGGCGGTCTTTTACTTAACTTTGCCGATATTGCATCACGTATGATCAATCCACCTTTCGAAACACCTGTTGGCGCTCTCACGGCTTTGATCGGCGTGCCATTCTTTATTTATCTAGCTCGCCGGGAGGGTAAGAACATATGATACACCCTGCGAAAAAAACTAATCTGGTGGCAATCGGAATAATTACTGCTATTCTTATTGTATTTTTCATCAGCTTGAATACCGGAACAATCCCTATCGGACCGGCAGATGTTGTAAAGACTTTGCTTGGTACCGGGGATGGCTCATTTGATGTAATCTTATTCGATTTCCGTCTGCCGCGCATGGTAATTGCGCTATTGATAGGAATCGGAATGGGTATTGCAGGTGCGATTCTGCAGGGTGTATCCCAGAATGGACTTGCTGACCCAGGTATCTTAGGAATCAATGCAGGGGCAGGTTTTGCTGTCGTCCTTTATATTTTCTTCCTGCAGGATAAGCTGGCTGGTACCGGCAGCCTGCAAGTATTCATCATGCCACTATTCGCATTCGCTGGGGCGTTCCTCGCAGCATGCCTTATTTACGCATTAGCTTGGAAAAAAGGTGTTACGCCAGTCCGTCTAATTCTTGTCGGTATTGGGATAAACGCTGCCTTCGGCGGTCTGATCATCGTCTTCCAGCTTATGATGGAACCGAAGGATTTCACGCAGGCGACAATCTGGCTGAACGGCAGCATCTGGCAGACGAGCTGGAATTATGTCCTTGCACTCTTGCCTTGGATTATACTGCTCGTCCCATATGCAATTTATAAAGCAAAAGCATTAAACGTTTTGACACTAGGCGACCAAATCGCTGTCGGTGTCGGGGCTCCGGTGCAAAAAGAGCGCACAATCCTGCTGCTCCTTGCTGTTGCACTGGCGGGAGCTTGCGTAGCCGCTGGAGGAGCAATTACCTTCCTCGGACTTGTCGCACCGCACTTGGCAAGGCGTATCGTTGGACCGAATCACAAGCATCTGCTTCCGATTTGCGCACTGATCGGAGCTCTCATTATGCTTGTAGCCGATACTTTATCGCGAACGATTCTGGCGCCATCTGAAATTCCAATTGGTTTGGTAGTTTCGGCGATTGGCGCACCTTATTTTATCTACTTGTTGATTAAAGAATGAACCCTCGCTAATGAGAGGGTTCATTTGCTTACTATACTAAATATCAGTTCGTAGGATCTCCGGGTTAGATGGTACCATCCAAATCAAAAATGAAATTCATTTGCTCTCCTCCAAAATCAAAGCCATATGTATCTCTGAAATATATGTATCTCCTATTTTCAATGCATGCTTTTCTACGCCAAATTGCCGGAAACCAGCTTGTTCGTAAACATGCTTGGCAACCGGATTTGTCGCAGCTACGACAAGGTTTACCTTTTCAATTCCTTCCCGTTCTTTTGCCACTTGGATCATATGCGCTAT
Coding sequences within it:
- a CDS encoding thiol-disulfide oxidoreductase DCC family protein; this translates as MDSKAIILFDGVCNLCNSSVQFIIKHDKAAYFNFASLQSDFGGQLKETKQIPDNVDSIILVENGKVYMQSSAILRIARNLDGVWKLAAAALIIPRPIRDMVYRYVAKNRYRWFGKQDQCMLPSPELKERFL
- a CDS encoding ATP-binding protein → MRYLYEETVKETGKEMPGYPAFAGLMKSMQEELQEKYGEFYAVYNTDDVHFELWTIVEEDIRKENPEIEHVAQLFERLESYTFEYDEEAQVPVYKVYRALNNQLYAYPAAGVAFARIPYFSDASIVYLQCVLATGKENITSFLQTLRDRVWKKSRDEVLVFKDNGEGVTQEQQQVTNTVKREDVVLNDSVKKEIYGMLDQFFTEDRSFFTTYDIPYRRGILLYGPPGNGKTTLVKSIANTVAAPVAYWQITEHTSSESIEEVFSSATRLAPMVLVIEDIDSMPDEVRSYFLNTLDGATSKEGIFLIGTTNYPEEIDPGLINRAGRFDRGYEITLPDASLRSQYVEKVGFLNLLNQEEVDKVVDKTEGFSFAQLKELFVFLAAAKHQGDEVSAKDIIKNMKREYKKSKSGKWWEEQQDELGFR
- a CDS encoding LCP family protein: MEKQRHTRRKKKRRIGRYILLILLVLLIGAGSFLFLTAKDVKQTVDGIQKESAAIDDGVTSEKVKNKERINILLLGVDERDGDAGRSDALLMMSLDPASESMDLISIPRDTRTEIVGHGTVDKINHAYAFGGVDMSINTVENLFDTDIDYFVEINMEGLSDLVDAVGGITVQNELDWYDEGFYKKDYHYKKGEITLDGPQALGYARMRHLDPEGDFGRNARQRQVIEAVINKGASIKSVNKIDDLLKVMGNNVQTNLNLSSMQHLFTDYRNVRQSVQEHEMKGQGTTIDGIYYLLIPDEEIQTIHDSISK
- a CDS encoding AAA family ATPase gives rise to the protein MEVILLFGPQAVGKMTVGQELEKRMGYRLLHNHMTIDLLVPFFGFSEEMWRLSTLFREEIFQSVAKTNLPGFIFTFVWDFSSQEDWETVDRMCAIFKQQRITVYFVELQADVDIRLKRNVTENRLEHKPTKRNIAFSKADLLRTMETSRLQSREGEIKETNYVRLQTDDLSASETAEVIIQHLGLEDMQ
- a CDS encoding ABC transporter substrate-binding protein, whose amino-acid sequence is MFLLLAVFASVVFIITGCGNNDSSDNAENNSSDKESSETRTVTDAMGHEVEIPANPKNVLASYLEDNLVALDITPVAQWSVNNGDPQGYLQDSLKDVPTIDSTLPFEAVASFKPDLIIMDSASLVEGDKYEQYNKIAPTYVMGTEENGDWRKELQTVGEIFGKEDEAQKVLDDYDAKAADAKEQIQSAIGDESAAAIWLVGGQLYIVSENLSSGAVLYGDLGLTVPEGVKEISKGATANWNPVSLEQLAEMDVDHLFLINSDEGDGSEILDDPLLANVPAIKDGNVYKYDKETSWLYTGPIANEQIVDDAVESLVK
- a CDS encoding helix-turn-helix domain-containing protein; the protein is MQMNDKLITLLKHKTKEKGLSMRALSRQTGIDPAIVSKIMNGKRNATVNHLHKLSESLDVPLEELMTAAGFIESVPIDGQQHLLALCQQADPDFSQGRVEKQLASYEEVALTEGGKQIIDEKFEEKLNAVGSVGKLVQDLKQMYVKFQTGAGSKRELIILGAALLYFINPIDALPDYIFPFGYLDDTLAVHSAMQATNK
- a CDS encoding YoaK family protein; the encoded protein is MSINEVEMKEKEGMEVQHRNFQVAVLILCVVSGLVDVLGYIGLAHVFTANMTGNIVLLGIGLGDARQVVINNALFALLGFVIGILATKIVGKEKGEPRRIVFAEFVWLTTIALCVLFVPASSIWSIVLLVSLSAAMGMQTIAGRNMKVAGVSSTVLTSTLAAFVEGIADWVTRRSQSMVDTYLRGAAILLYLLGAALGSFSERIIGLHSLWVAVILLFAAFLLQKKNSIA
- a CDS encoding SDR family oxidoreductase, translating into MTKIAIVTGVSYPRSIGTAVCRRLAEQGVDIFFTYWRAGETWPEQLRSELKEAGVKSFGMEADLEQPETAETILQEVQQQLGVPAILINCAAFSQNGSYEELDRVQLDRHYAVNMRSVFLLCAEFAKLFKKHRPADKGSIVNLTSGQSQGPMPDELAYIATKGAITAFSQSLAADLAQVGINVNAVNPGPTDSTWMTDDIRQHLLPQFPMGRIGEPDDAARLISFLVGEDGYWVTGQELHSEGGFLRR
- a CDS encoding iron ABC transporter permease, giving the protein MQARKLIGTIILIAGIALLILSIGLSIVFGVADISLGTVWNSIFHYDAANTSHQIIHRLRMPRTVAAVLIGAMLAASGAIMQGMTRNPLASPQIMGVTSGATFMIAIALVFLPGISNVNLLLFSFLGAGLGLGLVFGIGLLARTGLTPVKLALAGTAITALLGAFSNAMAIHFDVARDLSFWYAGGVANVQWDTVKLLFPAAAVGFVLALFISGSVTTLSLGEDVATGLGLKTGLVKAAGVLVVLILTGAAISVGGTIGFVGLVIPHITRFLVGPDYRWIIPCSAVLGGLLLNFADIASRMINPPFETPVGALTALIGVPFFIYLARREGKNI
- a CDS encoding DedA family protein; translated protein: MESWMTDLMETYGYPAILFLMAFENIFPPIPSEIILLFGGFLAATTSLSPVGVILSATVGAMLGSVILYWVGKLFDLERLEVWVERWGRYLKLKSSHLHKADSWFDKYGVWTVFLCRFIPVVRSLISIPAGMANMHFGLFLLYSTFGTLIWNAVMVMLGVWLGASWESVETYLGYYQYGVLALALLVLAGAGIWFLRKLRKKNTIQTVRKKTNV
- a CDS encoding undecaprenyl-diphosphate phosphatase; translated protein: MYEIIVGLIMGLVEGLTEFAPVSSTGHMIIVDDLWLNIDQLFNKEVSITFMVVIQLGSILAAVIVFKDRFMDILGIRKLEGKTEQLPGKQGRFSLGIVITGLIPAAVLGFFVQDMVDNYLFSIITVIAALIAGAILMLFADRHTKKHSPTVESLDELTYKKAFLIGLFQCIALWPGFSRSGSTISGGVLLGLNHRVASDFTFIMAVPVMAGASALTLMKHLDAFTPDVIPFFVAGFISAFVFALLAIRTFLKIISKYKLVPFAIYRIVLAAVLLVVVLAAS